One Syntrophobacterales bacterium DNA window includes the following coding sequences:
- a CDS encoding transposase yields MSTELHRHDINDKSWALIEPYMLGKRGQWDGIAEDNRRFINGVCWILRTGASWRDLPIKYGNWNSVAKRFRDGSSMGYGRTSSKNLSTTRTTNGS; encoded by the coding sequence ATGTCAACGGAGTTACATCGGCACGATATTAACGACAAGTCTTGGGCATTGATCGAACCATACATGCTGGGTAAGCGAGGTCAATGGGATGGTATAGCGGAAGATAACCGGCGATTCATCAATGGGGTATGCTGGATACTACGCACCGGAGCATCATGGCGCGACTTACCAATCAAATACGGTAATTGGAACAGCGTAGCGAAACGGTTCAGGGATGGGTCAAGTATGGGCTATGGGAGAACATCCTCGAAAAACTTATCGACGACCCGGACTACGAATGGCTCATGA
- a CDS encoding UbiX family flavin prenyltransferase codes for MQIIVGISGATGSIYGIRLLEVLKQMKVETHLIISSAAKQIIPGETRYTVAQVEEMASFVHDNDNLAAPISSGSFKTDGMIVAPCSIKSLSGIAHSYNDNLLTRAADVTLKERRRLVLTVRETPLHQGHLDLMLKATNIGAIIYPPVPAFYSNPVSINDLVNHTVGKLLDLFSIDAKLFRRWGGTPPYVSQESNDFV; via the coding sequence ATGCAAATAATCGTGGGAATATCAGGAGCCACAGGCTCCATTTACGGCATACGGTTGCTTGAGGTCCTGAAGCAGATGAAAGTGGAGACCCATCTTATAATCTCTTCCGCCGCAAAACAGATCATTCCCGGGGAAACAAGGTATACTGTGGCCCAAGTCGAAGAGATGGCATCTTTTGTTCACGATAACGACAACCTCGCCGCACCCATTTCGAGCGGTTCTTTCAAGACCGACGGCATGATCGTGGCCCCATGTTCAATCAAGTCTCTTTCCGGGATCGCCCATTCATATAATGACAATTTACTGACCCGAGCCGCAGATGTAACGCTGAAGGAAAGAAGGAGGCTTGTCCTTACGGTCCGAGAGACACCCCTCCATCAGGGACACCTCGATTTGATGCTCAAAGCAACCAATATAGGGGCGATCATTTACCCACCAGTACCTGCTTTTTACTCAAACCCTGTAAGCATCAACGACCTGGTGAACCACACCGTCGGGAAATTACTTGATCTATTCAGTATTGACGCAAAACTCTTTCGGAGATGGGGTGGCACCCCCCCTTACGTAAGCCAGGAATCTAACGACTTCGTCTGA